In a genomic window of Phalacrocorax aristotelis chromosome 8, bGulAri2.1, whole genome shotgun sequence:
- the TNIP1 gene encoding TNFAIP3-interacting protein 1 isoform X1: MAGMEGRGPYRIYDPGGGTDENGSTAFERLVEENTRLKEKMQGIKSIGELLEESQVEASKLRQKAEDLVKDNKMLMASSSVEDLVETGAVGPDPSSARAAPGSTQPDTEARKSPPSGSSSEFEIVTVEAQGFPQESGRADLDQLPNEDANLLPQLQQLESTLSGCAKEASKDQVFVRMGYMASELKRLASKVHKNEQRTSFLQTLCETLHSENKELRTKLERDLEQRNQALEKLRCENQELRRMVTLSSQDSGKREAAEQQQQSGAAVEKAPGRGELEAKEKKVKILEHQRRELLEVNKQWDQHFRATKQKYEQKVTDLHQELAEARRALTELESEREQKQRDFDRKLLLAKSRIETEEAEKERLAMEVRDLQQRMRFLQEQLAPVTRQREYQEKEIQRLNKALEEALNVQASPPPIFTNTMEPVGTVPQQELLTQNELLRQQVKIFEEDFQRERSDRERMNEEKEELKQQLEKLQKQLVLSNSQLRASKEDCQREKEKLKKLLKQHKQASGERLHPEPLMGPLSPACPLYQYNSPVAHPMYHGFDEWQQLRYPPAMPGEHTPGQNFHHFPQPEYPWHPPCAMARSQNAQAVAGVKPVPKDLEQAGAGLP, from the exons ATGGCAGGCATGGAAGGGAGAGGACCCTACCGCATCTACGATCCCGGAGGGGGAACGGATGAGAATGGATCCACAGCCTTTGAGCGGCTGGTGGAGGAGAACACCCGGCTGAAGGAGAAGATGCAGGGGATCAAGTCTATCG gagagctgctggaggagtCCCAGGTGGAGGCATCCAAGCTGCGGCAGAAGGCAGAGGACCTCGTGAAGGACAACAAAATGCTGATGGCGTCATCTTCCGTGGAGGACCTGGTAGAAACTGGAG CTGTCGGCCCTGATCCCAGCTCTGCACgggctgccccaggcagcactCAGCCGGACACAGAAGCACGGAAATCTCCTCCAAGT GGATCCTCCTCGGAGTTTGAAATCGTCACTGTCGAAGCGCAGGGGTTTCCCCAGGAGAGCGGGAGAGCG gacTTGGACCAGCTGCCAAATGAGGATGCCAACCTGCTGCCCCAGCtacagcagctggagagcacGCTGAGTGGCTGTGCCAAGGAGGCCAGCAAGGACCAGGTCTTCGTGCGAATGGGCTACATGGCCTCCGAGCTCAAGCGCCTGGCTTCCAAGGTGCATAAGAACGAGCAGAGAACATCGTTCCTGCAG ACGCTGTGTGAGACACTGCACAGTGAGAACAAGGAGCTGCGAACCAAGCTGGAGCGGGACCTGGAGCAGAGAAACCAGGCACTGGAGAAGCTCAG GTGCGAGAACCAGGAGCTCCGGAGAATGGTGACGCTGAGCAGCCAGGATAGTGGCAAGAGGGAAGCTGCCgagcagcagcag CAGAGCGGGGCCGCAGTGGAGAAAGCACCGGGCAGAGGAGAGCTGGAGGCGAAGGAGAAGAAGGTGAAGATCCTGGAGCACCAGCGCAGGGAG ctgctgGAGGTGAATAAGCAATGGGATCAGCACTTCCGAGCCACAAAGCAGAAGTATGAGCAGAAG GTCACAGACTTGCATCAGGAGCTGGCTGAGGCCCGCAGGGCACTGACTGAGCTGGAGTCAGAGCGGGAGCAAAAGCAACGGGATTTTGACCGCAAACTGCTCCTGGCCAAGTCCCGGATTGAAACAGAGGAG gcagagaaagagaggctGGCCATGGAGGTGAGGGACCTGCAGCAGAGGATGCGGttcctgcaggagcagctggctCCAGTCACCAGGCAGCGGGAGTACCAGGAGAAGGAGATACAGAGGCTGAACAAG GCACTAGAGGAGGCCCTGAACGTCCAGGCCTCCCCACCACCCATCTTTACCAACACCATGGAGCCGGTGGGGACAGtgccacagcaggagctgctgaccCAGAACGAGCTCCTCAGGCAGCAG gTGAAAATTTTTGAGGAGGACTTCCAGCGGGAGCGGAGCGACAGGGAGAGGATGAAcgaggagaaggaagagctgaagcagcagctggagaagctgcagaagcagctggtcCTCTCCAACAGCCAG CTGCGAGCCTCCAAAGAAGACTGCCAGCGGGAGAAGGAGAAGCTGAAGAAGCTGCTGAAACAGCACAAACAG GCTTCTGGAGAGAGGCTGCACCCTGAGCCACTGATGGGGCCGttgagccctgcctgccccctgtACCAGTACAATTCCCCCGTGGCTCACCCCATGTACCACGGCTTCGACGAGTGGCAGCAGCTCCGATACCCGCCAGCGATGCCAGGCGAGCACACACCAGGACAAAACTTCCACCATTTTCCCCAG CCCGAGTACCCCTGGCACCCACCCTGCGCCATGGCTCGCAGTCAGAACGCTCAGGCAGTGGCCGGGGTGAAACCAGTCCCCAAGGACTTGG AACAGGCAGGTGCCGGATTGCCCTAA
- the TNIP1 gene encoding TNFAIP3-interacting protein 1 isoform X2 codes for MAGMEGRGPYRIYDPGGGTDENGSTAFERLVEENTRLKEKMQGIKSIGELLEESQVEASKLRQKAEDLVKDNKMLMASSSVEDLVETGAVGPDPSSARAAPGSTQPDTEARKSPPSGSSSEFEIVTVEAQGFPQESGRADLDQLPNEDANLLPQLQQLESTLSGCAKEASKDQVFVRMGYMASELKRLASKVHKNEQRTSFLQTLCETLHSENKELRTKLERDLEQRNQALEKLRCENQELRRMVTLSSQDSGKREAAEQQQSGAAVEKAPGRGELEAKEKKVKILEHQRRELLEVNKQWDQHFRATKQKYEQKVTDLHQELAEARRALTELESEREQKQRDFDRKLLLAKSRIETEEAEKERLAMEVRDLQQRMRFLQEQLAPVTRQREYQEKEIQRLNKALEEALNVQASPPPIFTNTMEPVGTVPQQELLTQNELLRQQVKIFEEDFQRERSDRERMNEEKEELKQQLEKLQKQLVLSNSQLRASKEDCQREKEKLKKLLKQHKQASGERLHPEPLMGPLSPACPLYQYNSPVAHPMYHGFDEWQQLRYPPAMPGEHTPGQNFHHFPQPEYPWHPPCAMARSQNAQAVAGVKPVPKDLEQAGAGLP; via the exons ATGGCAGGCATGGAAGGGAGAGGACCCTACCGCATCTACGATCCCGGAGGGGGAACGGATGAGAATGGATCCACAGCCTTTGAGCGGCTGGTGGAGGAGAACACCCGGCTGAAGGAGAAGATGCAGGGGATCAAGTCTATCG gagagctgctggaggagtCCCAGGTGGAGGCATCCAAGCTGCGGCAGAAGGCAGAGGACCTCGTGAAGGACAACAAAATGCTGATGGCGTCATCTTCCGTGGAGGACCTGGTAGAAACTGGAG CTGTCGGCCCTGATCCCAGCTCTGCACgggctgccccaggcagcactCAGCCGGACACAGAAGCACGGAAATCTCCTCCAAGT GGATCCTCCTCGGAGTTTGAAATCGTCACTGTCGAAGCGCAGGGGTTTCCCCAGGAGAGCGGGAGAGCG gacTTGGACCAGCTGCCAAATGAGGATGCCAACCTGCTGCCCCAGCtacagcagctggagagcacGCTGAGTGGCTGTGCCAAGGAGGCCAGCAAGGACCAGGTCTTCGTGCGAATGGGCTACATGGCCTCCGAGCTCAAGCGCCTGGCTTCCAAGGTGCATAAGAACGAGCAGAGAACATCGTTCCTGCAG ACGCTGTGTGAGACACTGCACAGTGAGAACAAGGAGCTGCGAACCAAGCTGGAGCGGGACCTGGAGCAGAGAAACCAGGCACTGGAGAAGCTCAG GTGCGAGAACCAGGAGCTCCGGAGAATGGTGACGCTGAGCAGCCAGGATAGTGGCAAGAGGGAAGCTGCCgagcagcagcag AGCGGGGCCGCAGTGGAGAAAGCACCGGGCAGAGGAGAGCTGGAGGCGAAGGAGAAGAAGGTGAAGATCCTGGAGCACCAGCGCAGGGAG ctgctgGAGGTGAATAAGCAATGGGATCAGCACTTCCGAGCCACAAAGCAGAAGTATGAGCAGAAG GTCACAGACTTGCATCAGGAGCTGGCTGAGGCCCGCAGGGCACTGACTGAGCTGGAGTCAGAGCGGGAGCAAAAGCAACGGGATTTTGACCGCAAACTGCTCCTGGCCAAGTCCCGGATTGAAACAGAGGAG gcagagaaagagaggctGGCCATGGAGGTGAGGGACCTGCAGCAGAGGATGCGGttcctgcaggagcagctggctCCAGTCACCAGGCAGCGGGAGTACCAGGAGAAGGAGATACAGAGGCTGAACAAG GCACTAGAGGAGGCCCTGAACGTCCAGGCCTCCCCACCACCCATCTTTACCAACACCATGGAGCCGGTGGGGACAGtgccacagcaggagctgctgaccCAGAACGAGCTCCTCAGGCAGCAG gTGAAAATTTTTGAGGAGGACTTCCAGCGGGAGCGGAGCGACAGGGAGAGGATGAAcgaggagaaggaagagctgaagcagcagctggagaagctgcagaagcagctggtcCTCTCCAACAGCCAG CTGCGAGCCTCCAAAGAAGACTGCCAGCGGGAGAAGGAGAAGCTGAAGAAGCTGCTGAAACAGCACAAACAG GCTTCTGGAGAGAGGCTGCACCCTGAGCCACTGATGGGGCCGttgagccctgcctgccccctgtACCAGTACAATTCCCCCGTGGCTCACCCCATGTACCACGGCTTCGACGAGTGGCAGCAGCTCCGATACCCGCCAGCGATGCCAGGCGAGCACACACCAGGACAAAACTTCCACCATTTTCCCCAG CCCGAGTACCCCTGGCACCCACCCTGCGCCATGGCTCGCAGTCAGAACGCTCAGGCAGTGGCCGGGGTGAAACCAGTCCCCAAGGACTTGG AACAGGCAGGTGCCGGATTGCCCTAA
- the GPX3 gene encoding glutathione peroxidase 3: MGGWFRSAWILPLFLAGFIQPGQSQEREKVKCYSSVQGTIYDYGALTIDGDEYIPFRNYAGKMVLFVNVATYUGLTLQYLELNALQNELRPYGLVVLGFPSNQFGKQEPGQNSEILPALKYVRPGGGFVPNFQLFQKGDVNGAKEQKIYTFLKNACPPVAEEFGNPKNLFWEPLRNHDIKWNFEKFLVGPDGVPVMRWYHRANIAVVKNDIITYMRQQQQQQQQRQAMPA, from the exons ATGGGGGGCTGGTTCCGCAGCGCCTGGATTTTGCCCCTTTTCTTGGCTGGGTTCATCCAGCCGGGGCAGAGCCAAGAGAGGGAGAAG GTGAAATGCTACAGCTCAGTGCAAGGCACCATTTACGACTACGGGGCCCTGACCATCGATGGGGACGAGTACATCCCCTTTAGGAATTACGCAGGGAAGATGGTGCTCTTCGTCAATGTGGCCACATACTGAGGCCTCACCCTGCAGTACCTCG AACTGAATGCACTACAAAATGAACTGAGACCCTATGGGCTCGTCGTCCTGGGCTTCCCCTCGAACCAATTTGGGAAGCAGGAACCTGGCCAGAACTCAGAAATCCTCCCTGCACTGAA GTATGTCCGGCCGGGGGGTGGCTTTGTCCCCaacttccagctcttccagaAAGGAGATGTGAACGGGGCAAAAGAGCAGAAGATCTACACCTTCCTGAAG AATGCCTGTCCCCCGGTGGCGGAAGAGTTTGGGAACCCCAAGAACCTCTTCTGGGAGCCCCTGCGGAACCACGACATCAAGTGGAATTTTGAGAAGTTCCTGGTGGGCCCCGATGGCGTGCCTGTCATGCGCTGGTACCACCGCGCCAACATTGCTGTCGTGAAGAATGACATCATCACCTacatgaggcagcagcagcagcagcagcagcagcggcaggcGATGCCAGCCTAG
- the SMIM3 gene encoding small integral membrane protein 3 yields the protein MDLSYPAGPAALPKHILDIWVIVLIILGTILIMTALLLCPATAVIIYRVRTHPMHNGIV from the coding sequence ATGGACCTCTCTTACCCTGCAGGTCCTGCTGCCCTCCCCAAGCACATCCTGGACATCTGGGTCATCGTCTTGATCATCCTGGGCACCATCCTCATCatgacagccctgctgctctgcccagccacTGCTGTCATCATCTACCGGGTACGGACTCACCCCATGCACAACGGCATTGTGTGA